From Rhodothermales bacterium, one genomic window encodes:
- a CDS encoding methyltransferase domain-containing protein, producing MQDRAGGLFGWLLIGIFAVIVAACAFLAERSGLMYGFVAAILVSGALLYVIHARCAVDWRTVLAVAVALRVAVFWLQPGLSDDAFRYVWDGQIQHEGVNPYSHRPSDSELSHLSDTELYDLVNSRDYFSVYPPLSQLVFRVGSGDTLTNWRIGYYGIKLIVLFIELAGLIALVWLVAPGRAILYAWNPVVIIEVAGQGHTEGMVSGLLLVAFLMVRRSRHGGAAVAVSAAGMVKLVPFFLLPLFWRRGRWIALVASVVTGLLLALPYAAPRVIPNVLESLNLYVRYFEFNAGPYFAVKSLLQATTGHDLSKALGPVFRWLFFLSLPVIYYLDRRRNDSLERPIMAILSCFLLLSTTIHPWYVVPLLAVFVLENRLRWHWYWFGLLSMGTYVLYVGGPYWSVVILAWTAWAVLAAAYHFDTVLQWVQRRRGARKFRAVEDWIDRSRSRDILDLGAGEGYVGLEASRRGAGTVILADVVPMNRTALPWSLVGEENLHFVTGSFDYVILCFVLHHAANPSRVLAEAARVARQSVIVVESVYEGPVQLKLLTFLDRLANRLRSGGLMVDQERNLHFRTVAEWRQLIAQLGLTIDQERIQGNWIHTKATFKVCK from the coding sequence ATGCAGGATCGTGCCGGCGGTCTCTTTGGATGGCTGCTGATCGGCATTTTCGCCGTAATCGTGGCAGCATGTGCATTCCTCGCGGAGCGATCAGGGCTGATGTATGGCTTCGTCGCAGCCATTCTGGTTTCCGGCGCACTCTTGTATGTCATACACGCCAGGTGTGCGGTCGATTGGCGTACCGTCCTTGCCGTGGCCGTGGCACTTCGGGTGGCCGTGTTCTGGCTGCAGCCCGGGTTATCTGACGACGCATTCAGGTACGTGTGGGACGGACAGATACAACACGAGGGAGTCAATCCGTACTCTCACCGACCATCCGACTCCGAACTTTCCCACCTGTCAGACACAGAATTGTACGATCTGGTCAATTCCAGGGACTATTTCTCGGTATACCCACCGCTTTCGCAACTCGTATTTCGAGTCGGATCTGGCGATACCTTAACCAACTGGCGTATAGGGTATTATGGAATTAAGTTAATAGTATTGTTCATTGAACTGGCAGGATTGATTGCTCTTGTGTGGTTGGTAGCGCCGGGTAGGGCGATTCTGTATGCCTGGAATCCCGTCGTGATTATCGAAGTTGCCGGGCAGGGCCACACGGAGGGCATGGTGTCAGGACTACTGCTCGTTGCATTCCTGATGGTGCGGCGCTCTCGTCACGGAGGAGCCGCAGTCGCCGTCTCTGCCGCAGGAATGGTAAAACTCGTTCCGTTCTTCCTCCTGCCGCTGTTCTGGCGACGCGGCCGTTGGATTGCCCTGGTAGCCAGCGTGGTAACGGGGCTGCTGCTGGCTTTGCCTTATGCGGCTCCTCGGGTAATACCGAACGTACTGGAGTCGCTGAACCTGTACGTTCGGTACTTCGAGTTTAACGCAGGGCCATATTTCGCTGTGAAGTCGTTGTTGCAGGCCACTACGGGTCACGATCTCAGCAAAGCGCTCGGACCCGTATTCCGATGGCTCTTCTTCCTGTCCCTGCCGGTCATCTACTACCTGGATCGAAGGCGGAACGACAGCCTTGAACGTCCCATCATGGCGATTCTTAGCTGTTTTCTGCTGCTGTCGACAACGATTCACCCGTGGTACGTCGTGCCGCTTCTGGCCGTCTTCGTTCTGGAGAACCGGCTACGGTGGCACTGGTACTGGTTTGGCCTGCTCAGCATGGGCACGTACGTCCTGTATGTTGGTGGCCCATACTGGAGTGTCGTGATTCTCGCATGGACAGCATGGGCCGTGCTGGCGGCAGCATACCATTTTGACACTGTGCTTCAATGGGTCCAGAGGCGCCGTGGAGCTCGAAAGTTTCGTGCCGTTGAGGACTGGATCGATCGCAGTCGGTCGCGAGACATTCTCGACCTGGGAGCGGGTGAGGGCTACGTCGGCCTCGAAGCCAGCAGACGAGGCGCCGGCACTGTTATACTGGCCGACGTCGTGCCCATGAACAGGACGGCGTTGCCGTGGTCGCTTGTTGGCGAAGAGAATCTGCATTTTGTCACGGGCTCATTCGACTACGTGATTCTGTGTTTCGTGCTGCACCACGCGGCCAATCCGTCTCGGGTTCTTGCGGAAGCAGCCCGCGTTGCGCGACAAAGCGTTATCGTTGTCGAATCGGTTTACGAGGGACCAGTTCAACTCAAGCTGCTGACCTTTTTGGACCGACTGGCTAATCGACTTCGCTCCGGAGGCTTGATGGTCGATCAGGAACGAAATCTTCACTTCAGGACAGTCGCCGAATGGCGCCAACTGATTGCACAACTTGGGCTTACAATTGATCAGGAACGGATCCAGGGTAACTGGATTCATACAAAGGCGACGTTCAAAGTATGCAAGTGA
- a CDS encoding ATP-binding protein, whose protein sequence is MSTDQRPTTLRMVLASEHANVEQAVEQAETFFSAHVEDDDVVYNLVLLTSEAVTNGMEHGNQFDPEKNVTLEFRVSGTAIEIVVEDEGPGFERGFVPDPLREDHLFASGGRGLFLLESLADEVKYEDGGRRIRVTFKR, encoded by the coding sequence TTGAGCACGGACCAGCGCCCGACGACACTCCGCATGGTACTCGCGAGTGAACACGCGAATGTGGAGCAGGCTGTCGAACAGGCTGAGACCTTCTTCTCGGCGCATGTTGAGGACGATGATGTCGTTTACAACCTCGTACTGCTCACCTCCGAAGCTGTTACGAACGGCATGGAGCATGGTAATCAGTTCGATCCTGAGAAGAACGTCACGCTCGAGTTCCGAGTGAGCGGGACTGCCATTGAGATCGTCGTTGAGGACGAAGGGCCGGGATTCGAGCGGGGTTTCGTTCCGGATCCCCTGAGGGAAGACCACCTGTTCGCGTCTGGTGGACGCGGGCTGTTTCTACTGGAATCTCTGGCGGACGAGGTCAAGTATGAAGACGGTGGCCGTCGGATCCGGGTGACCTTCAAGCGCTAA
- a CDS encoding S8 family serine peptidase: MIRGGVRTHITSFYGLAPVSGLRVLWLLGLVLAMVLLVPAARGQAEMIVRVEEESRLLRTLESTAKTGVDPGDETLASVRRVRRLFDLSLAMGKSGQQPFPVYLVDLPDSSSLDAAMIAWGRRSDVRYVQHNHTYSVDAADDAPDPLADSLDHFAVVGVAEAWKLTTGSPDVTVGLVDTGVSFDHPDLLGQFAVRIGEDIDGDGRLTAADLNGLDDDGNGYVDDVSGYDFVDRPQTVDPGDFHDPDPVAEDDGSGHGTNVAGIVGAANSNGVGISGLAPGVRLVPLRAFGRDGRGDDDDIARAVVYAAENQVSVLNLSFGDIHVSPLMQDAIRYAVERGVVVVASAGNVGGDKPHYPSDYPEVLSVAWLSADGSSLSSRGSAGVGVDIGAPGSSIFTTVSPDGAGGENVQPEDYYGRRSGSSMAAPMVAAAAALIRSMDPSLSPASIRSSLAASATDLSEEGWDHGTGAGLLNVGRALLRSLPGRVEITDPEMNAGIVDGPVLVRGTAVDPSFRSYQLSYAAGDDDLSASDFNMIGIAQSQQIWNGLLGQWDISGLVDGLYTLRLSVELRTGAFIEERRRVFVDRTAPVATVSQLGAGLVGGRHGIIADIATDDLTDVVMTVSLGGVEYRTFSDRTARRHGLYWAEQTKEGGDALVTVTSRNAAGLEADTVLGIIVPRHSANSSLLNVSDRTGPDGFLLEALTDFDGDGLREVTLNRYEDGWIGDTVAVLEWGGSSFRRASSLLAGVIPRDIGDSDGDGLLELLTQVGPATLLIEQSPAGYPQNLIFADTSGLSGNQNDALWGARLTDMDSDGRVEIIGHNTREWRMLEWSGTSFEEVARVSDPTGVADSELGENTFEQPYAVIGDFDGDGHQEMLTGDSDGDWIIYESSSDNMLEAVWSYETNRYDAGSRLAVGDLNGDGRSELIVYNHNWLTTTTDGEREPDMGRYSVFTNVGDNSFDLAAVIPVSGEITRHGSLATTDIDADGVDDLVIVNPPDLYVLTFDAALNPTMIFHAGLDDPPGFKGFRSTRIVVGDIDSDGLNDIVLADAEVGLRVVSQNATTRSLPVPAWVSAIAIDDSAVRLTWLSTGADSVHVYRATAGEEFQRVATTSDGPAVDSVSVRSEYMVRGWYAGNGGPLSRIVKVRPHVPATVSSLLRRSRSRVEIAYTEPLDPAIRAEQFLLVRGGRASSLLQGKGGQSVLLDFPDAVTSADTLRWQNLADAEGTPVQQTAVVVPSFEESDRSLIVQSWSLPSSSAISIVFSAPLDPSHARDVQSYRVSPNGTVSTAVFDESRPSEVLVEFEGVAVGATGLESSLTVLSMMSVDGRWLAPEGATIQLSGPSANLADVFVFPNPYRQSTGSGRLVVAGLPSRATIDIYSPEGVLVRQIEESDGNGGAVWDLRDSSGSIVPSGIYLMLVRSEGLGSVLKKAAVIQ, from the coding sequence ATGATCCGGGGCGGAGTGCGTACACATATCACGAGTTTCTACGGCCTGGCGCCAGTATCTGGCTTGCGAGTCTTGTGGCTGTTGGGCCTGGTCCTCGCCATGGTCCTTCTGGTTCCGGCAGCGCGGGGACAGGCGGAGATGATCGTGCGCGTTGAGGAGGAGTCACGCCTTCTGAGGACGCTGGAGTCCACAGCCAAAACCGGTGTAGATCCTGGCGACGAGACGCTGGCATCCGTCCGACGGGTGCGGCGTCTGTTCGATCTTTCACTTGCGATGGGGAAGAGCGGGCAGCAGCCCTTTCCGGTCTATCTCGTCGATCTTCCTGATTCATCGTCGCTGGATGCGGCAATGATCGCTTGGGGCCGCCGTTCAGACGTGCGATACGTGCAGCACAACCACACGTACTCCGTCGACGCGGCTGACGATGCACCGGATCCTCTCGCCGACAGTCTTGATCACTTTGCCGTAGTCGGTGTGGCAGAGGCGTGGAAACTCACAACAGGATCGCCCGACGTTACCGTTGGACTCGTTGACACCGGCGTATCCTTCGATCATCCAGATCTCCTGGGGCAGTTCGCGGTCAGGATCGGCGAGGACATTGACGGAGACGGGCGATTGACGGCCGCGGACCTCAACGGCCTCGATGACGACGGAAACGGCTATGTGGACGACGTTTCCGGATATGATTTTGTCGATCGGCCTCAGACGGTGGATCCAGGTGACTTCCACGACCCCGACCCGGTGGCGGAGGATGACGGCTCGGGGCACGGGACCAACGTCGCCGGGATCGTCGGAGCGGCGAACTCTAACGGAGTCGGAATCTCCGGTCTGGCACCGGGCGTACGGCTCGTGCCACTTCGCGCGTTCGGGCGCGACGGGCGCGGCGATGACGACGACATAGCCCGGGCCGTCGTCTACGCGGCGGAAAACCAGGTCAGCGTCCTGAACCTGTCGTTCGGAGATATCCATGTTTCTCCACTGATGCAGGACGCCATTCGATATGCCGTGGAACGAGGCGTGGTGGTCGTGGCCTCGGCGGGGAATGTGGGTGGAGACAAGCCGCACTATCCGTCCGACTACCCGGAGGTTCTGTCCGTTGCATGGCTTTCCGCAGATGGCTCAAGCCTGTCGTCACGCGGGTCTGCCGGCGTCGGCGTCGACATCGGAGCGCCCGGTTCTTCCATCTTCACGACCGTCAGTCCGGATGGCGCGGGCGGAGAAAATGTGCAACCAGAAGACTACTACGGCCGCCGAAGCGGTTCGTCTATGGCTGCTCCGATGGTGGCCGCCGCGGCGGCACTCATACGGTCGATGGATCCGAGCTTGAGTCCCGCATCAATCCGGTCTTCGCTTGCAGCGAGCGCCACCGACTTAAGCGAAGAAGGCTGGGATCACGGAACCGGTGCCGGTCTCCTCAACGTCGGTCGTGCCCTGCTGCGCTCGCTGCCGGGACGAGTCGAAATCACAGATCCCGAAATGAATGCAGGTATTGTTGACGGACCTGTGCTTGTTCGTGGAACCGCAGTCGATCCGTCCTTCCGGTCCTACCAGTTGTCGTATGCAGCGGGTGATGACGATCTCAGTGCCAGCGATTTCAACATGATCGGGATCGCACAGTCACAGCAGATCTGGAACGGCTTACTTGGGCAGTGGGATATTTCCGGACTGGTCGACGGCCTGTATACCCTGAGACTTTCTGTCGAACTCCGCACAGGCGCGTTCATTGAAGAGCGTCGCCGCGTGTTCGTCGATCGAACAGCCCCTGTCGCTACCGTTAGTCAGCTCGGTGCGGGTCTTGTGGGCGGTCGCCACGGGATCATTGCCGACATTGCTACCGATGATCTGACGGACGTCGTGATGACCGTCAGCCTTGGAGGAGTCGAGTATCGCACGTTCTCGGACAGGACTGCTCGCAGGCATGGACTATACTGGGCAGAACAAACCAAGGAAGGTGGCGATGCGCTGGTCACGGTCACATCCCGGAATGCGGCCGGCCTGGAGGCCGACACAGTGTTAGGTATAATCGTTCCACGACACAGCGCTAACAGCAGTCTGCTGAACGTTTCGGATCGAACAGGGCCGGACGGCTTCCTGCTCGAAGCCCTTACGGATTTCGACGGAGACGGACTTCGTGAGGTTACGCTGAATCGCTATGAGGACGGATGGATCGGTGACACCGTCGCCGTGCTGGAGTGGGGAGGCAGTTCCTTTCGACGGGCGTCGTCGCTGCTTGCCGGCGTAATACCGCGGGACATTGGCGACAGCGACGGAGACGGGCTGCTGGAACTGCTGACGCAGGTCGGCCCGGCCACACTCCTCATCGAACAGAGTCCGGCCGGCTATCCGCAAAATCTAATCTTTGCCGACACATCCGGGCTATCGGGAAATCAGAACGATGCTTTGTGGGGCGCTCGGCTAACCGACATGGATTCCGATGGCCGGGTCGAGATCATCGGTCACAACACCCGCGAATGGCGGATGCTGGAGTGGTCTGGGACATCATTTGAAGAGGTCGCACGAGTGTCTGACCCGACCGGCGTAGCCGACTCTGAACTGGGGGAAAACACCTTCGAGCAGCCTTATGCAGTTATAGGGGACTTCGACGGGGACGGCCATCAGGAGATGTTGACCGGCGACAGCGATGGTGACTGGATCATTTACGAATCATCCTCCGACAACATGTTGGAGGCGGTATGGTCTTACGAGACGAATCGCTACGATGCCGGCAGTCGCCTGGCGGTCGGAGATTTAAATGGAGATGGCAGGTCGGAGCTCATTGTTTACAATCACAACTGGCTGACGACCACGACCGACGGCGAACGCGAGCCTGATATGGGCCGCTACAGTGTGTTCACGAATGTGGGCGATAATTCCTTCGACCTCGCAGCCGTCATTCCGGTATCCGGTGAGATCACGAGGCACGGGTCTCTGGCCACGACCGACATCGACGCGGATGGAGTTGACGACCTTGTCATCGTCAATCCTCCGGACCTTTATGTTCTTACGTTCGATGCAGCGCTGAACCCGACTATGATCTTCCATGCGGGGCTCGACGATCCACCGGGCTTCAAAGGATTTCGAAGTACCCGGATTGTGGTTGGCGATATCGATTCGGACGGCCTGAACGATATTGTATTGGCGGACGCAGAGGTGGGACTGCGTGTCGTGTCGCAGAACGCCACGACACGCTCGTTGCCGGTGCCTGCCTGGGTCAGTGCGATAGCCATCGACGATTCCGCAGTGCGACTCACCTGGCTGTCCACGGGCGCCGATTCCGTCCACGTATACCGCGCTACGGCCGGAGAGGAATTCCAGCGTGTGGCGACGACGTCTGACGGCCCCGCCGTTGATTCGGTCTCGGTCCGTAGCGAGTACATGGTCCGCGGCTGGTATGCTGGAAACGGGGGACCACTGTCGCGGATAGTGAAAGTCCGACCTCACGTGCCGGCGACGGTGTCATCCCTGCTAAGACGCAGCCGCAGTCGTGTCGAAATCGCGTATACGGAGCCACTCGATCCTGCAATCAGAGCTGAGCAGTTCCTTCTGGTCCGGGGAGGTCGCGCATCCTCGCTCCTTCAGGGAAAAGGAGGCCAGTCAGTTCTCCTCGACTTTCCCGACGCCGTCACATCGGCGGATACCCTGCGATGGCAAAACCTTGCGGACGCGGAAGGTACTCCCGTACAACAGACTGCGGTTGTTGTACCCTCGTTTGAAGAGTCGGATCGTTCGCTCATCGTCCAATCCTGGAGCCTGCCGTCGTCCAGCGCTATCTCAATAGTATTCAGCGCTCCATTGGATCCGTCACACGCGCGTGATGTCCAGAGTTACCGTGTCTCGCCGAATGGAACGGTGAGCACCGCAGTGTTCGACGAATCGCGTCCCAGCGAGGTGCTGGTGGAGTTCGAGGGTGTTGCGGTCGGTGCGACGGGTCTCGAAAGCTCGCTGACTGTGCTCTCGATGATGTCAGTGGACGGCAGGTGGTTGGCGCCCGAAGGAGCGACCATTCAACTCTCCGGCCCGTCGGCCAATCTGGCCGATGTATTCGTGTTTCCAAATCCGTACAGGCAGTCGACCGGCTCGGGGAGGCTGGTTGTGGCCGGCCTTCCGTCACGCGCGACGATCGATATCTACAGTCCCGAAGGGGTCCTGGTGCGGCAGATAGAGGAGTCCGACGGCAACGGAGGGGCAGTTTGGGACCTCAGGGACTCCTCCGGAAGCATCGTACCCTCAGGGATCTACCTGATGCTTGTGCGTTCGGAAGGTCTCGGATCGGTCTTGAAAAAGGCGGCAGTAATCCAGTAA